One Ignavibacteria bacterium genomic window carries:
- a CDS encoding SMI1/KNR4 family protein, whose product MSKYEDILFIENELKIRLPKSYKDLLLNKTDCIVFGLPILGLPLTEDITSCYGATVLLRMIKPEYLNYLVIRICDCRFLCLDLNNATENDAPLVEISTDTSQNLNPIHNSFAKYINESEISKREIKEGLKRIKNLFANKHVKSYSRFGETNIPYKAKDWRIHRCCVHDYIVGLIAFRYSELFNCIEVDVFLSTNHPEYEDEHGTKALLALLLSDAYRNGSGMEIRFTRFDSNLQKRVSSTIPQNLLNIITSSGIILSNSDKGMISHEESINIFTSILRIQEDVINKIKQFAKLNEISLQGVCFLINCRIWTIEQINWIILNATRVREVIFGKDDPEDRINYSESVSLGRCALALTKFKDKIESVSDNDSINIQVNINKLFFVLLNYHFYSIDWGYNNELFNIQPKTSLTILSRPRSNWINFYVQVMDDINTIKNEPGQKIILYCNNILNIPNFHSTFMSLNPSEELSYLILPFSTEELDEEIINKMKKARQYRI is encoded by the coding sequence TTGTCAAAATACGAAGATATATTATTCATAGAAAATGAATTAAAAATTCGCCTTCCAAAATCATATAAGGACCTACTTTTAAATAAAACAGATTGTATAGTTTTTGGATTACCTATATTAGGACTTCCCTTAACAGAAGATATTACAAGTTGTTATGGTGCTACAGTGTTATTGAGAATGATAAAGCCTGAATATTTAAATTATTTAGTTATTAGAATTTGTGATTGCAGATTTCTTTGTTTAGATTTAAATAATGCTACTGAAAATGATGCTCCTTTAGTTGAGATAAGTACCGATACTTCTCAAAATCTAAACCCTATTCATAACTCATTTGCAAAATATATAAATGAATCTGAAATTTCAAAAAGAGAGATCAAAGAAGGTCTTAAAAGAATTAAGAATTTATTTGCAAATAAACATGTTAAATCTTATTCGCGATTTGGAGAAACCAATATCCCTTATAAAGCTAAAGACTGGAGAATACACCGATGCTGTGTGCATGATTATATTGTCGGATTGATTGCATTTAGATATAGTGAATTATTTAATTGTATTGAAGTTGATGTATTTCTATCCACTAATCATCCGGAATATGAAGATGAACATGGTACAAAAGCATTATTGGCTTTATTGCTTTCAGATGCATATAGGAATGGTTCAGGAATGGAAATAAGGTTCACTCGATTTGATTCAAATTTACAAAAGAGAGTTTCTAGTACTATACCCCAAAATTTATTAAATATTATAACTTCTTCAGGTATCATTTTAAGCAATTCGGATAAAGGAATGATTTCTCATGAAGAATCAATAAATATTTTTACATCTATTCTAAGAATTCAAGAAGATGTAATAAATAAAATCAAACAATTTGCAAAATTGAATGAAATATCACTACAGGGAGTATGTTTTTTAATAAATTGTCGAATATGGACAATTGAACAAATAAATTGGATAATATTAAATGCAACAAGAGTAAGAGAAGTCATATTTGGTAAAGATGATCCTGAAGATAGAATCAATTATTCTGAATCAGTTTCTTTAGGAAGATGTGCTTTAGCCTTAACAAAGTTTAAAGATAAAATAGAATCTGTTTCAGACAATGATTCAATAAATATTCAAGTGAACATAAATAAATTATTCTTTGTACTTTTAAATTATCATTTTTATTCTATTGATTGGGGGTATAATAATGAACTTTTTAATATTCAACCAAAAACAAGTTTGACTATACTTTCACGACCCAGAAGCAATTGGATAAATTTTTATGTACAAGTAATGGATGATATTAATACTATAAAAAATGAACCTGGTCAAAAAATAATCTTATATTGCAATAATATTTTGAATATTCCGAATTTTCACTCAACTTTTATGTCATTGAACCCAAGCGAAGAATTATCTTATCTAATACTTCCATTTTCTACTGAAGAACTTGATGAAGAAATAATTAATAAAATGAAAAAAGCTCGGCAATATAGAATATGA
- a CDS encoding helicase-related protein: MTIEWKQKCKDCNKEFGYSDISLQKDFKKGLSRTERCSDCRKLHALEIKSIVSSHFALKKRDLKSSILGYPFIGQIQHDKKELRKIERTPNSSGMDFGIKEFHIKQVYEALEQNQVLVIIAPTGTGKSTYLPSKFIFPLEGYPIDHFTKRGPIIVTQPRIAAARKIPETIGTKLIGSSIGEGYEIGFRHGDRNNKKRGDNFDLKRNRLIYVTDGSLINWLEKGQISDFSMIIIDEAHERSCNIDLILGLVKRELLKYPELKFIIVSATIDAESFVKYFSYPFSVKFLDFSNCQKSFGYEEFPWKTSEIKPEEFDATLIEKYKQEAHLIIRKYERNISYLMSQKVIELINNTKDGGIIGFLDGQEHIEYTVKLIKDKLKDRKDVKVFPLYTGLGNDKVQEALRDIKERRIVIATNIAETSLTIPDVVYVIDSGLIKQSNWNSITCRQELNTIFHSKDGSKQRWGRAGRVQKGFVHKLYSKEQYIKYFPNHTPPEIKRSNAESIILNLFANGVNNIEEFSLLEKPGELEFQRALKVIKKRKIIDNEHDFTLEGKEIYRLSKALNSILDKVEFNSTQRALDVASFLILADKYCCLIEAITAICMMPRMGNALYWKSDGLLQWNKKLNLISKDYQIRLIDSFKAGCSDDLDFACKLYSLYEGSFFDYNLNKSYIEWFLKEVPLNYENFKLLDNTRNELIKVFSKGKKINKIRKINLNLISRVRVLASIAWPDRVVTITKSNRILFENKEYEFRGIISENCAGNWTDEKMAIVGILDQNQNDIFIEGEKIKVPIANFLIRYIKPSSSTKTIINIINTFRKYNSNSSVTDSYSNCISDLIIPINSRIRINDKRKFQKIIGYFPVAENSNDPYVLDDLFGAIYHSDKKIELEEEYKAELNEGINFKENIIIERWIKKKDKVVAVLDEFLNYEPGLFIHLKLGEKVEALIKRPIFNIRTNGLREIAGFMVSIEGFNYSLPIDQISIELQNDSLIELVNKRITLIKIGITQISKQPIFSLVPILENERTRLLSVVEIKVIVSKITEQYISFNVKSDEREFHLPLILPIAHIKDDIKFIVIGGEVTLNLKLRNQNTEKIIVDCLDDDSLTYEEIKHIENLLCKIKDNNAEYALFLDNDIQINGTEFFASKPILFQHLINLLNKYPILNSSLRILYAKSWELKISILGIDKAYDELIINISNLRMQIIRLPNLQAREILKGFKWHSYKINREQQKIIRDEMDNIWEIIRNKEYQVKKIFGLIENKSKYLDKLYTEYDQIPDFQTRKRDTKYTKIMEISNEIEVLKSQLKMYY, translated from the coding sequence ATGACAATAGAATGGAAACAAAAATGTAAGGATTGTAACAAAGAATTTGGATATTCTGATATTTCTTTACAAAAAGATTTTAAAAAAGGATTAAGTAGAACTGAGCGATGCTCTGATTGCAGAAAACTTCATGCTTTAGAAATAAAATCTATTGTTTCATCACATTTTGCGCTAAAAAAAAGAGATTTAAAATCTTCAATATTAGGTTATCCCTTTATTGGACAAATACAGCATGATAAAAAAGAGTTAAGAAAAATTGAAAGAACACCAAATAGTTCTGGAATGGATTTTGGAATAAAAGAGTTTCATATTAAGCAAGTTTATGAAGCTTTAGAGCAAAACCAAGTCTTAGTTATTATAGCTCCAACTGGAACTGGAAAATCAACTTATCTCCCTTCTAAATTTATTTTCCCTCTAGAAGGATATCCAATTGACCATTTTACAAAAAGAGGTCCAATTATTGTTACACAACCTAGGATAGCTGCAGCAAGGAAAATTCCAGAAACAATAGGTACAAAACTTATTGGGTCAAGTATTGGGGAGGGCTATGAAATTGGATTTAGGCATGGTGATAGAAATAATAAAAAAAGAGGTGATAATTTTGATCTAAAAAGAAACAGATTAATATATGTAACGGATGGTTCATTAATAAATTGGCTTGAAAAAGGGCAAATTTCAGATTTTAGTATGATAATAATTGATGAGGCTCATGAAAGAAGTTGTAATATAGATTTAATTCTTGGACTTGTCAAAAGAGAATTACTTAAATATCCTGAGTTAAAATTTATTATTGTTTCAGCAACTATAGATGCCGAAAGTTTTGTAAAGTATTTTTCTTATCCATTTAGCGTGAAGTTTTTAGATTTTTCTAATTGCCAAAAATCTTTTGGATATGAAGAGTTTCCATGGAAAACTTCAGAAATAAAGCCAGAAGAATTTGATGCCACATTAATTGAAAAATATAAACAGGAAGCACATTTAATAATAAGAAAATATGAAAGAAATATTTCATATTTAATGTCGCAAAAAGTTATTGAATTGATTAATAATACGAAGGATGGAGGAATTATTGGTTTTCTTGATGGTCAGGAACATATAGAATATACAGTTAAATTGATAAAAGATAAGCTAAAGGATAGAAAAGATGTTAAAGTATTTCCATTATATACTGGGTTAGGAAATGACAAGGTTCAAGAGGCTTTAAGAGATATTAAAGAAAGAAGAATTGTAATAGCAACGAATATTGCCGAAACATCTCTAACTATACCCGATGTTGTATATGTTATTGATTCGGGATTAATAAAACAATCAAATTGGAATTCTATAACCTGCAGACAGGAACTTAATACAATATTTCATTCAAAAGATGGTAGTAAGCAACGGTGGGGTAGAGCAGGAAGAGTTCAAAAAGGTTTTGTTCATAAATTATATAGTAAGGAACAGTATATAAAATATTTTCCAAATCATACTCCACCGGAAATAAAAAGGTCAAATGCCGAAAGTATAATTCTAAATTTATTTGCTAATGGTGTAAATAATATTGAAGAGTTTTCTTTGCTTGAAAAACCTGGAGAATTAGAATTTCAACGAGCATTGAAAGTTATAAAAAAAAGAAAAATAATAGATAATGAACATGACTTTACTTTAGAAGGTAAAGAAATTTACAGATTATCAAAAGCATTAAATAGTATTTTAGACAAAGTTGAGTTTAATTCAACTCAAAGAGCGTTAGATGTTGCTTCCTTTTTAATTTTAGCAGATAAATATTGCTGTCTTATAGAAGCTATAACTGCAATTTGTATGATGCCAAGAATGGGCAATGCTTTATATTGGAAATCAGATGGTCTTTTGCAATGGAATAAAAAATTAAATCTTATCTCTAAAGATTATCAAATTAGATTAATAGACAGTTTTAAAGCAGGCTGCAGTGACGATTTAGATTTTGCGTGCAAACTTTATAGTTTATATGAAGGTAGTTTTTTTGATTACAATCTTAATAAATCATATATTGAATGGTTTTTAAAAGAAGTTCCATTAAATTACGAAAACTTCAAATTATTAGATAACACAAGGAATGAATTAATTAAGGTATTTAGTAAAGGTAAAAAGATTAACAAAATCCGGAAAATTAATTTAAATCTCATTTCTCGTGTAAGAGTTTTAGCTTCTATAGCATGGCCTGATAGAGTCGTAACTATTACAAAATCAAATAGAATACTATTTGAAAATAAAGAATATGAATTCAGAGGTATAATTTCTGAAAACTGTGCTGGTAATTGGACTGATGAAAAAATGGCAATTGTCGGAATTTTGGATCAAAATCAAAATGATATCTTTATTGAAGGGGAAAAAATCAAAGTACCCATTGCAAATTTTTTAATAAGATATATAAAACCTTCATCTTCAACAAAAACGATTATAAATATAATAAATACATTTAGAAAATATAACTCCAACTCTTCAGTAACTGATTCTTATTCAAATTGTATTTCGGATTTAATAATTCCTATTAATTCCAGAATAAGAATAAACGATAAAAGAAAATTCCAAAAAATTATAGGATATTTCCCAGTTGCAGAGAACTCTAATGATCCATATGTTTTAGATGATTTATTTGGTGCTATCTATCATTCAGATAAAAAAATTGAATTAGAAGAAGAATATAAAGCAGAGCTTAATGAAGGCATTAATTTTAAAGAAAATATAATTATTGAAAGATGGATAAAAAAGAAAGATAAGGTGGTTGCTGTTTTAGATGAATTTTTAAATTATGAACCAGGTCTTTTTATACATCTAAAACTTGGTGAAAAAGTAGAAGCATTAATTAAACGCCCAATATTTAATATACGTACCAATGGACTAAGAGAAATTGCGGGATTTATGGTATCTATTGAAGGATTTAATTATTCTTTGCCAATTGATCAAATTAGTATAGAGCTCCAAAATGACTCACTTATTGAATTAGTAAATAAAAGAATTACTTTAATTAAGATTGGTATAACTCAAATTTCAAAACAACCTATATTTTCTTTGGTCCCAATACTTGAAAATGAAAGAACTAGACTTTTGAGTGTTGTCGAAATAAAAGTTATAGTCTCTAAAATTACAGAACAATATATATCTTTTAATGTTAAATCAGATGAAAGAGAATTTCATTTACCTTTAATATTACCAATTGCACATATTAAAGATGATATAAAGTTTATTGTAATAGGAGGAGAAGTGACACTCAACTTAAAATTGAGAAATCAAAACACTGAAAAAATTATTGTTGATTGCTTGGACGACGATAGTTTAACCTATGAAGAAATAAAACATATAGAAAATTTACTTTGTAAAATAAAAGATAATAATGCCGAATATGCTTTATTTCTAGATAACGATATCCAAATAAACGGGACAGAGTTTTTTGCTAGCAAACCTATATTGTTCCAACATTTAATTAATCTATTAAATAAATATCCTATATTAAACTCTTCATTAAGAATATTGTATGCAAAGTCTTGGGAGTTAAAAATTTCTATTCTGGGAATCGATAAAGCGTATGATGAATTAATTATAAATATTTCAAATCTTCGAATGCAAATAATAAGATTACCAAATTTGCAGGCCCGGGAGATTTTAAAGGGATTTAAATGGCATAGTTATAAAATTAATAGAGAGCAACAAAAAATTATCAGAGATGAAATGGATAATATATGGGAAATTATACGAAATAAAGAATATCAAGTAAAAAAGATTTTCGGATTAATAGAAAATAAAAGCAAATATTTAGACAAATTATATACTGAATATGATCAAATTCCGGATTTTCAGACAAGAAAGAGAGATACCAAATATACAAAAATAATGGAAATTAGTAATGAAATAGAAGTATTAAAATCTCAGTTAAAAATGTATTATTAA
- a CDS encoding T9SS type A sorting domain-containing protein translates to MKKIFLTFILTVLFTHFMYADNGPQIWTASLTTGGQIWALAINPVNQQVIYAGSNTTGIWKTTNNGQNWFQTNTGLTNLAIQAIAVGTNNPSIVYCGSSQTGGGGVYKSTNAGTSWSLINNGIQETSISIQAIVVDPTDANIAYIGVFDGIVDSPVGLYKTTNGGQNWTPSSNGLTTYKNVLSLAINPLNPNVLYAGISFEVASQLLPARIFKSVNGGASWTDMSNGLPFFPGEIKPVRCLSISTLDTQVVIAGLFNNTDSLTGGMYLSTNGGSQWNRRNSGLPSAIGTHPRACIIRPGSAIEFYVGMGNATNTNIGIYKTNNAGFTWSSFNGGTMLNTTTVRALAFKITLDSTLFAGVAHPSVVSQQGVFEYSLVITSTGNNTENLPDKFLLKQNYPNPFNPVTNIEFNIPNSGFVNLEVFDINGKLIKTLINKNLSAGNYVTSFEAHSLPSGMYFYKLTTKNFVETKKMILIK, encoded by the coding sequence ATGAAAAAAATATTTCTTACTTTTATTTTAACAGTTTTATTTACTCATTTTATGTATGCGGATAATGGTCCGCAAATTTGGACTGCTTCGTTGACAACAGGTGGCCAAATATGGGCTTTAGCAATCAATCCCGTAAATCAGCAGGTTATTTATGCGGGTAGTAATACAACAGGAATATGGAAAACTACTAACAATGGTCAAAACTGGTTTCAAACAAATACAGGATTAACAAATCTTGCTATACAGGCAATTGCAGTTGGAACAAATAACCCGTCAATTGTTTACTGCGGCTCGAGTCAGACTGGCGGTGGTGGAGTATATAAATCAACAAACGCCGGCACATCGTGGTCATTAATTAATAACGGTATACAGGAAACATCAATTAGTATCCAGGCAATTGTCGTCGATCCTACAGATGCAAATATAGCGTACATAGGAGTATTTGATGGAATAGTTGATTCTCCTGTTGGCTTATATAAAACTACAAATGGCGGACAGAATTGGACTCCGTCAAGTAATGGATTAACAACTTATAAAAATGTTTTATCCTTAGCTATAAATCCTCTCAACCCAAATGTACTATATGCAGGAATATCATTTGAAGTTGCTTCCCAGCTTCTGCCAGCCAGAATATTCAAATCGGTAAACGGTGGTGCAAGCTGGACTGATATGAGTAATGGACTTCCTTTTTTCCCGGGTGAGATTAAACCGGTCAGATGTTTAAGTATTAGTACATTGGACACACAAGTAGTTATTGCCGGTTTATTTAATAATACAGATTCTTTAACCGGAGGAATGTACTTATCTACAAATGGGGGTAGTCAATGGAATAGAAGGAATTCCGGTCTTCCCAGTGCTATAGGAACACATCCTCGTGCATGTATTATAAGACCGGGAAGTGCAATTGAGTTTTATGTAGGTATGGGTAATGCAACAAATACAAATATCGGAATTTATAAAACCAATAATGCCGGATTTACCTGGTCTAGTTTTAATGGAGGTACAATGCTAAATACTACTACTGTAAGAGCTTTAGCATTCAAAATCACACTTGATAGTACATTGTTTGCCGGGGTTGCACATCCATCTGTTGTATCACAACAGGGTGTTTTTGAATATTCATTAGTTATAACGAGTACAGGAAATAATACAGAAAATCTACCCGATAAATTTTTATTAAAACAAAATTATCCTAATCCCTTTAATCCGGTTACGAATATTGAGTTTAATATTCCTAACTCTGGTTTTGTCAACCTTGAAGTTTTTGATATTAACGGAAAACTTATAAAAACATTAATTAATAAAAATCTTTCTGCAGGTAATTATGTAACGTCATTTGAAGCTCACTCATTGCCAAGTGGAATGTATTTTTATAAATTAACTACTAAAAATTTTGTTGAAACAAAAAAGATGATTTTAATTAAGTAA
- a CDS encoding ThiF family adenylyltransferase — MSNNITTINEEIYKRQEFLEGFSNDSAIVIGLGGIGSWLAMDLALIGVGTLIIIDPDIIEASNLNRTMFKLSDIGKKKTTAIEELIKERRQDIIIVSIEDYFNQRHLEKYEVDYIFDCTDNLSTRKLIEDYKNKSKQLAEESKNTDNNVSNDNNNNNQINFIPGIPTISKQATEFNTPYCKCGYDGFFGTILMNEFERGKWGDDGSYTVVPSLFATPQILATIAIIEVLINGSDQNLCINLNIKNLLKNFKETKPTNE, encoded by the coding sequence ATGTCAAATAATATTACAACAATAAACGAAGAAATTTACAAACGCCAGGAGTTTTTGGAAGGGTTTTCTAATGACAGCGCTATTGTAATAGGACTCGGCGGTATCGGAAGCTGGCTTGCAATGGACCTGGCTCTTATCGGAGTAGGAACTCTTATCATTATTGACCCGGATATAATAGAAGCTTCAAACTTAAATAGGACAATGTTTAAGCTCTCTGATATCGGGAAAAAGAAAACAACTGCAATCGAAGAGCTGATAAAAGAAAGAAGACAGGATATCATAATAGTATCTATTGAAGATTATTTTAATCAAAGGCATCTAGAAAAATATGAAGTTGATTACATATTCGACTGTACGGATAATCTATCTACAAGAAAGCTTATTGAAGATTACAAGAATAAATCAAAACAATTAGCTGAAGAGTCTAAAAACACTGATAACAATGTTAGCAATGATAATAACAATAATAACCAAATCAACTTTATCCCGGGAATACCTACTATATCGAAACAAGCTACTGAGTTTAATACACCATACTGCAAATGCGGGTATGACGGCTTCTTCGGTACTATTCTTATGAATGAGTTTGAACGGGGTAAATGGGGTGATGACGGTTCATATACAGTCGTTCCAAGCTTGTTTGCAACTCCTCAGATACTTGCAACAATCGCTATCATTGAAGTGCTGATAAATGGAAGCGACCAGAATCTGTGTATTAACTTAAATATTAAAAACCTGCTTAAAAACTTTAAAGAAACTAAACCAACAAACGAATGA
- a CDS encoding ATP-binding protein has translation MHTNIKPRISPLIITSIASMYNDPIRVLMEFIDNSFDSFSNIVQSCEETKNNINVNIKGKKHIDAEITIFDDCTGIDELSRILENIGNSDKKAQSWTNGRFGFGIFSFLAVCSKITIETKTKGTDIVQKVEILRSDFEKEQISDINFIITKIKKGGLNNSYTKVTLTDFLKDKWEEIDVNKLKDEIESHFELILKDKRINVTLKTERNKTKICKAFDYTSIEGEEYNRSFLLDPGIPESKENPRIDVFLKFTLNRSLQRLPVFITKQRRVEQVKRLKVFDSNNKTKIWSNPYLTGFVDTKSVLNPTLSRDNYSTDRNAKSLFKRLREIEPEIIDFVNKNLSLHQKTNISEIESLINDIVNKTISKFLKEKKTPDEKDFNEESDKPDAPLIETAIFLKHPKEAQQGLNQTTQKGKPDNEIASEQSKPLKFYDYYKYGTFKVKPKIKDINLTIRINPEDEPPFDNKGRHLKSELINSDVIIYKKHKEFIERLRINELGNESITESLKFYIIAEFLMHYFKLKYLDVQCNMNILDEHNILMFTLERSLEKIVGEPIIKSL, from the coding sequence ATGCACACTAATATAAAACCAAGAATATCTCCTTTAATAATTACAAGTATAGCATCAATGTACAACGATCCGATAAGAGTTTTAATGGAATTTATAGATAACTCATTTGATTCATTTTCTAATATTGTTCAATCATGTGAAGAAACAAAAAACAACATTAATGTAAATATAAAAGGGAAAAAACATATTGACGCTGAGATAACAATATTTGATGATTGTACAGGTATTGATGAATTATCAAGAATTTTAGAAAACATTGGTAACTCAGATAAAAAAGCTCAATCCTGGACTAACGGAAGATTCGGATTTGGTATTTTTTCATTTCTGGCTGTTTGCAGCAAAATAACAATAGAAACCAAAACGAAAGGCACAGATATTGTGCAGAAAGTCGAAATTCTAAGATCTGATTTTGAAAAAGAACAAATATCAGATATAAATTTTATTATAACAAAAATAAAGAAAGGAGGTTTAAACAATTCATACACAAAAGTAACATTAACTGATTTCTTAAAAGATAAATGGGAAGAAATTGACGTGAATAAATTGAAAGACGAAATAGAATCTCATTTTGAGTTAATCTTAAAAGATAAAAGAATAAATGTTACTTTAAAAACTGAAAGAAATAAAACAAAAATCTGTAAGGCTTTTGATTATACATCTATTGAAGGAGAAGAATATAACCGTTCTTTTCTTTTAGACCCGGGTATTCCGGAATCAAAAGAAAATCCCCGTATAGATGTATTTTTAAAATTCACGCTTAATAGATCGCTTCAAAGACTCCCGGTTTTTATAACCAAACAGAGAAGGGTAGAACAAGTAAAGCGATTAAAAGTATTTGATTCTAATAATAAAACAAAGATATGGTCTAATCCATATCTTACCGGGTTTGTTGATACAAAATCCGTTTTAAATCCCACTCTTTCCCGCGATAATTACAGCACTGATCGTAATGCTAAAAGCTTATTCAAAAGACTCCGGGAAATTGAACCTGAGATAATTGATTTTGTCAACAAAAATTTAAGCTTACATCAAAAAACTAACATAAGTGAAATTGAAAGCTTAATAAATGATATAGTTAATAAAACAATTTCGAAGTTTTTAAAAGAAAAGAAAACCCCTGATGAAAAAGATTTTAATGAAGAGTCAGATAAGCCTGATGCTCCATTAATTGAAACAGCAATCTTTTTAAAACACCCAAAAGAAGCTCAACAGGGATTAAACCAAACCACACAGAAAGGAAAGCCAGATAATGAAATAGCTTCAGAACAATCAAAACCTTTAAAATTCTATGATTATTATAAATATGGAACATTTAAGGTAAAACCTAAAATAAAAGACATCAACTTAACAATAAGAATAAATCCGGAAGATGAACCGCCTTTTGATAATAAAGGACGGCATCTAAAATCCGAGTTAATAAACAGTGATGTTATTATTTACAAAAAACATAAAGAGTTTATCGAAAGATTGAGAATTAATGAACTTGGAAATGAATCCATAACGGAATCATTAAAGTTCTATATAATCGCAGAGTTCTTAATGCATTACTTTAAACTTAAATATCTGGATGTTCAATGTAATATGAATATTCTTGATGAACATAACATACTAATGTTCACCCTGGAAAGATCACTAGAGAAAATTGTGGGTGAACCGATTATAAAATCTTTGTAA
- a CDS encoding helix-turn-helix domain-containing protein, producing the protein MDNIFYNQPDEALRLLSVNQVRNLLKISHSKATRLIVSGEIKHLVIEGKIKVPKINVWNYIRTSQNNSEEIYSDSNVKQHLLSIMKGDD; encoded by the coding sequence ATGGATAATATATTTTATAATCAACCTGATGAAGCACTGCGATTGCTTTCGGTAAATCAGGTAAGAAATCTGTTAAAGATTTCTCATTCAAAAGCTACAAGACTAATTGTCAGCGGAGAAATAAAACATTTAGTAATTGAAGGAAAAATCAAAGTACCAAAAATTAATGTATGGAATTATATAAGAACATCACAAAATAACTCTGAAGAAATTTATTCAGACTCCAATGTAAAGCAACATTTATTAAGTATTATGAAAGGAGATGACTAA
- a CDS encoding site-specific integrase, translating into MASCYKRGKYWYIDYLLNGKKYYINTKLPSSAAFKTKAEEKKKEIELYLIKVKNKNVVKVEGLSLKEASLKYMIEHLANKSVSHRESFLRAYKHLIKLISEEQNVKSVNKEIFNKYLEQLIPGRSIETIRTYIRYMRIFFNYLVEENVLIKSPVSKKLMPKAQKKPIKTFEPVLLENTLNIAKERDYQYYLVLQMLLLTGQRPCDVLRIKWKDIDLLNKKLIVRISKTNKIINFPIYDKLEEFIVNEIYKHFKCKSDEDFIFDKFTVETVGRRFRRIKAYLNNKERGIDLKTFRKTFASNLASNGMERSRIAELLGHDSVNTTFKYYASIKNDSLRKELNEII; encoded by the coding sequence ATGGCTTCATGTTATAAGCGAGGGAAATACTGGTATATTGATTATCTTCTAAATGGGAAAAAATATTATATAAACACAAAGCTGCCTTCATCGGCAGCTTTTAAAACAAAAGCGGAGGAAAAGAAAAAAGAAATAGAATTATATTTAATTAAAGTAAAAAACAAAAATGTAGTTAAAGTTGAAGGATTGTCACTTAAAGAAGCTAGCTTAAAATACATGATAGAGCATCTGGCAAATAAATCCGTATCGCATAGAGAAAGCTTTTTAAGAGCATATAAACATTTAATTAAGTTAATTTCTGAAGAACAGAATGTTAAATCAGTTAATAAAGAAATCTTTAATAAATATCTTGAACAGCTTATACCCGGGCGCAGCATTGAAACTATAAGAACTTATATAAGATATATGAGAATTTTCTTTAATTATTTGGTTGAAGAAAATGTTTTGATTAAATCCCCTGTATCTAAAAAGTTAATGCCAAAAGCTCAAAAGAAACCAATAAAGACCTTCGAACCGGTGTTACTGGAAAACACTCTGAATATAGCAAAAGAACGAGATTATCAATATTATCTTGTTCTGCAAATGCTTCTATTGACCGGTCAGAGACCTTGTGATGTTTTAAGGATAAAATGGAAAGATATAGATTTGCTCAATAAGAAATTAATCGTTAGAATTTCGAAGACAAATAAAATAATTAACTTTCCAATTTATGATAAACTTGAAGAATTTATTGTGAATGAAATTTATAAGCATTTCAAATGTAAATCAGATGAGGATTTCATATTTGATAAGTTTACTGTAGAAACTGTTGGACGGAGATTCAGAAGGATAAAAGCATATTTAAACAATAAAGAAAGGGGAATTGACCTTAAAACATTTCGGAAAACATTTGCGAGTAATCTTGCTTCAAATGGTATGGAACGTTCAAGGATTGCAGAACTACTTGGACATGATTCGGTGAATACAACTTTTAAATATTATGCAAGTATTAAAAATGATAGTTTGAGAAAGGAATTAAATGAAATAATTTAA